Proteins co-encoded in one Nocardioides sp. genomic window:
- a CDS encoding MazG family protein translates to MSDVEDPLREFLDVMRRLRRECDWKAGQTHRSLVRYLLEETHETVEAIESGDADHLREELGDLLLQVVFHAVIAEEAGEFTLDDVAGDITSKMRRRNPHVFGDVAVSGAQAVNELWESVKAAEKSRTTVTEGLPASLPALLYADKVLDRRSRAGLADPTVSDDLGDRLLALVAEAHTAGVDPEQSLREAVRRLGD, encoded by the coding sequence GTGAGCGACGTCGAGGATCCGCTGCGCGAGTTCCTCGACGTGATGCGCCGCTTGCGGCGCGAGTGTGACTGGAAAGCCGGGCAGACCCACCGGTCGCTGGTGCGCTATCTCCTGGAAGAGACGCACGAGACAGTCGAGGCGATCGAGTCCGGCGACGCCGACCACCTGCGTGAGGAACTCGGTGACCTGCTCTTGCAGGTCGTCTTCCACGCAGTGATCGCCGAGGAGGCCGGAGAGTTCACCCTCGACGACGTTGCTGGTGACATCACCTCGAAGATGCGGCGGCGCAACCCTCACGTGTTCGGCGACGTGGCGGTTTCGGGCGCCCAGGCGGTCAACGAACTGTGGGAGTCGGTCAAGGCCGCCGAGAAGTCCCGCACGACCGTGACCGAGGGTCTGCCTGCCTCGCTGCCGGCCCTGCTCTATGCGGACAAGGTGCTCGATCGTCGGTCCAGAGCAGGGCTGGCTGACCCGACTGTCTCCGACGATCTCGGCGACCGACTCCTCGCGCTGGTAGCCGAAGCGCACACAGCCGGCGTCGACCCCGAGCAATCGCTGCGTGAGGCCGTACGCCGGCTGGGTGACTAG
- a CDS encoding esterase-like activity of phytase family protein, whose protein sequence is MRTHTHLTSLVGLALVGATLVAATHSADAADDATSAFQRTATYPVFQNLPAGVDPKSTTVAEISAVSQDGNTLFYTDALGKRIGILDITDSANPVGKGAISLATTGHADDQPTSVAVVGDYLVVVVDSSGGDFVNPSGYLNVYRISDRSLVRTMDLGGQPDSIAISADKQYAAIAMENQRDEEVNDGDIPQNPAGFVQVLGLAGAPDAWTRTKVELPEAQLAAAGLAAPSDPEPEYVTINAANKLALTLQENNGIVVIDLADKSVERVFTAGNAQVDGIDVTKDATFNATGSLDLPREPDAIGWIDERYVATANEGDWKGGTRGWTIFDTTTGTVAWDAGNSFERLALQHGLFNNDRAAKKGSEPEGLMIATIGGKRRAFVGSERSNFVAVYDLTDPTKPVFEQILPTTNGPEGLLAVPARNLIAISSETDDASVSVRASVSLYRFGAGDATFPSILSETDTEGAPIGWGALGALSAAPGRPGHLWTASDSAFKPGRLYRVNVEASPAVIERALNVKTAAGGNANLDIEGLFARPQGGFWLASEGANGAGNQLIRTNSAGTIQQTVTLPADVAAKVGKWGFEGVTATNAGGKELVYVALQRPLFTDTTAATGEVDGTGVARIGRYDVATNTWSWFGYQLESTSTPGDWMGLSEITAVDDDTLAVIERDKLNGPAARIKRVYTVDVPATGGTTTPVRLTKKLAVDVLPALRATKGWTQEKLRRSDHRCRRQCLCRHRQRRPQGRHRRNGVPQTRHGDLDLRSGADHQPHPDHVTYDDHDDGSPHTDEVRAAGRVAQAQGREAGRTPQGAPQARQRDRQGRVQGQRQAGGRTYAARRGRPDEGHGAQGRPGLPGRLPRRHDACGVHRFGEAHVALIR, encoded by the coding sequence ATGCGTACGCACACACACCTGACCTCCCTCGTGGGCCTGGCCCTCGTCGGCGCGACCTTGGTCGCGGCCACCCACTCTGCCGATGCCGCCGATGACGCCACCAGCGCGTTCCAGCGCACCGCGACCTATCCGGTCTTCCAGAACCTGCCCGCCGGCGTGGACCCCAAGTCCACCACCGTGGCCGAGATCTCCGCGGTGAGCCAGGACGGCAACACGCTCTTCTACACCGACGCGCTCGGCAAGCGGATCGGCATCCTCGACATCACCGACTCCGCAAACCCGGTGGGCAAGGGCGCGATCAGCCTGGCGACCACCGGCCACGCAGACGACCAGCCGACGTCCGTAGCGGTTGTGGGCGACTACCTCGTTGTCGTCGTGGACTCCTCGGGCGGCGACTTCGTCAACCCGAGCGGCTACCTCAACGTCTATCGGATCAGCGACCGGTCGTTGGTCCGCACGATGGACCTCGGTGGCCAACCCGACTCGATCGCGATCAGCGCGGACAAGCAGTACGCCGCGATCGCGATGGAGAACCAGCGCGACGAGGAGGTGAACGACGGCGACATCCCGCAGAATCCGGCCGGCTTCGTCCAGGTGTTGGGACTCGCCGGTGCCCCGGACGCCTGGACGCGTACGAAGGTCGAACTCCCCGAGGCGCAGTTGGCCGCTGCCGGGTTGGCCGCCCCCAGCGATCCCGAACCGGAGTACGTCACCATCAACGCGGCGAACAAACTCGCGCTGACCCTTCAGGAGAACAACGGCATCGTCGTGATCGACCTGGCCGACAAGTCGGTGGAGAGGGTCTTCACTGCGGGCAACGCGCAGGTCGACGGCATCGACGTCACCAAGGACGCCACCTTCAACGCCACCGGCTCCCTCGATCTGCCCCGTGAGCCCGACGCGATCGGCTGGATCGACGAGCGTTATGTCGCGACCGCGAACGAAGGTGACTGGAAGGGCGGCACCCGCGGCTGGACGATCTTCGACACCACCACCGGCACCGTCGCGTGGGACGCGGGCAACTCCTTCGAGCGCCTGGCGCTCCAGCACGGCTTGTTCAACAACGACCGGGCCGCCAAGAAGGGCAGCGAACCCGAGGGCTTGATGATCGCGACGATCGGCGGCAAGCGCCGCGCGTTCGTCGGCTCCGAACGCAGCAACTTCGTGGCGGTCTATGACCTGACCGACCCGACCAAGCCGGTGTTCGAGCAGATCCTGCCCACCACCAACGGTCCCGAGGGCCTGCTCGCCGTGCCCGCGCGCAATCTGATCGCGATCTCGTCCGAGACCGACGACGCGAGCGTGTCCGTACGCGCGTCGGTGAGCCTCTATCGTTTCGGCGCCGGCGATGCGACGTTCCCGAGCATCCTGTCGGAGACCGACACAGAGGGCGCCCCGATCGGCTGGGGTGCACTCGGTGCCCTGAGCGCGGCTCCGGGTCGACCCGGTCACCTGTGGACCGCCAGCGACTCGGCGTTCAAGCCCGGTCGGCTCTATCGCGTGAACGTCGAGGCCAGCCCAGCCGTGATCGAACGCGCGCTCAATGTCAAGACCGCTGCCGGCGGCAACGCCAACCTCGACATCGAGGGTCTCTTCGCCCGTCCGCAGGGTGGTTTCTGGCTGGCCAGCGAGGGCGCCAACGGCGCCGGCAACCAGTTGATCCGCACCAACAGCGCCGGCACCATCCAGCAGACCGTCACACTGCCGGCCGACGTGGCCGCCAAGGTCGGCAAGTGGGGCTTCGAGGGTGTGACGGCCACCAACGCGGGCGGGAAGGAACTCGTGTACGTCGCACTCCAGCGACCGTTGTTCACCGACACCACCGCGGCCACCGGCGAGGTGGACGGCACCGGAGTGGCCCGGATCGGTCGCTACGACGTCGCGACGAACACCTGGTCGTGGTTCGGCTATCAGTTGGAGTCCACCTCGACGCCCGGCGACTGGATGGGCCTGTCGGAGATCACAGCCGTCGACGACGACACACTGGCCGTGATCGAGCGCGACAAGCTCAACGGACCCGCGGCGCGGATCAAGCGCGTCTACACCGTCGATGTGCCGGCCACGGGCGGGACGACCACACCGGTCAGGCTCACCAAGAAACTGGCCGTCGACGTCCTGCCCGCGCTGCGCGCCACCAAGGGCTGGACTCAGGAGAAGCTTCGAAGGTCTGACCATCGGTGCCGACGGCAATGTCTATGCCGTCACCGACAACGACGGCCTCAAGGACGCCACCGGCGAAACGGTGTTCCTCAAACTCGGCACGGCGACCTCGATCTTCGGTCCGGCGCTGACCACCAGCCCCACCCCGACCACGTCACCTACGACGACCACGACGACGGCTCCCCTCACACGGACGAAGTCCGGGCTGCGGGTCGCGTTGCTCAAGCGCAAGGGCGCGAAGCGGGTCGTACGCCTCAAGGCGCGCCTCAAGCCCGGCAGCGCGACCGGCAAGGTCGTGTTCAAGGTCAACGGCAAGCGGGTGGGCGTACGTACGCTGCGCGACGGGGCCGCCCGGATGAGGGTCACGGTGCGCAAGGGCGTCCGGGTCTTCCGGGTCGTCTACCGCGGCGACACGACGCATGCGGCGTCCACCGCTTCGGTGAGGCGCACGTTGCGCTGATTCGCTGA
- a CDS encoding APC family permease, with product MSQPTLARRLGTGDAVVVGLSAMLGAGVFAAFAPAAAAAGSGLMIGLGIAAVIAFCNAVASAQLASAYPSSGGTYLFGREVLGPWWGFVAGWGFVVGKTASCAAMAMTFGAYAFPDQQWAQRLAALAAVGLLTFANLRGVSKTARVALALLILTLATLLLFLVVTAPSADAPASASAHGGPLGVLQSAGLLFFAFAGYARIATLAEEVRRPEVLGRAILTALAVAVTLYLAIGLCLLGVLGNDLATSSMPLADAARAAGAAWAEPVVRIGAAAASLGALLALVAGVGRTALAMARHHDLPGWLAHVEPRHQVPHHAQMLVGVLVAALVLVADLRGAIGFSSFGVLLYYAVANLSALRQPVAQRRWPRALQVLGLVGCLVLVATLPWESVVAGIAVLSVGVVGRLVARRRPR from the coding sequence ATGAGCCAACCCACCCTTGCTCGCCGACTCGGCACCGGCGACGCCGTCGTCGTCGGTCTGTCCGCGATGCTCGGCGCCGGGGTCTTCGCCGCCTTCGCGCCGGCGGCTGCCGCCGCCGGGTCGGGGCTGATGATCGGACTCGGCATCGCGGCCGTGATCGCCTTCTGCAACGCGGTGGCGTCGGCGCAGTTGGCGTCGGCCTATCCGTCATCGGGAGGCACCTACCTCTTCGGGCGTGAGGTGCTGGGGCCGTGGTGGGGTTTCGTCGCGGGCTGGGGCTTCGTGGTGGGCAAGACCGCATCGTGTGCCGCGATGGCGATGACCTTCGGGGCGTACGCCTTCCCGGACCAGCAGTGGGCACAACGTCTCGCGGCACTTGCGGCCGTCGGTCTGCTGACTTTCGCCAATCTGCGTGGAGTCTCCAAGACCGCGCGGGTCGCGCTGGCCCTGCTGATCCTCACTCTGGCCACCTTGCTGCTCTTCCTGGTCGTGACCGCACCCAGCGCCGACGCACCGGCGTCTGCGTCCGCCCACGGTGGCCCGCTCGGAGTCCTGCAGTCGGCAGGGCTGCTGTTCTTCGCCTTCGCCGGGTACGCGCGAATCGCGACTCTCGCGGAGGAGGTACGCCGCCCGGAGGTGCTCGGTCGCGCGATCCTCACCGCACTCGCCGTCGCGGTCACCCTGTATCTGGCGATCGGGCTGTGCCTGTTGGGCGTCCTCGGGAACGACCTGGCGACGTCGTCGATGCCGCTGGCCGACGCCGCCCGCGCGGCGGGTGCGGCGTGGGCGGAGCCGGTCGTACGCATCGGAGCTGCGGCCGCATCCCTGGGCGCGCTGCTGGCGCTGGTGGCAGGAGTCGGGCGTACGGCCCTGGCGATGGCCCGCCACCACGACCTGCCCGGATGGCTGGCGCACGTGGAGCCACGCCACCAGGTGCCGCACCACGCCCAGATGCTGGTGGGCGTGCTGGTCGCGGCACTGGTGCTGGTGGCCGACCTGCGCGGCGCGATCGGCTTCTCGTCGTTCGGCGTGCTGCTCTACTACGCGGTCGCCAACCTCTCGGCGCTGCGTCAGCCCGTCGCGCAGCGGCGGTGGCCTCGCGCGTTGCAGGTGCTCGGCCTGGTCGGTTGCCTGGTGTTGGTCGCCACGTTGCCCTGGGAATCGGTGGTCGCGGGCATCGCCGTGCTGAGCGTCGGAGTGGTCGGCCGGCTGGTCGCGCGCCGGCGCCCGCGTTAA